TGGAATACTTCAATTTCCGCAATGACTCTATCGCCAATGCCCTGTTCGACCTACTTGCTATAAAAGTGCAGGAAGGTGTGGAAGTCCGTGCCCTCTTCGATGCTTTTGGCAATTGGTCGAATAGCAAACCACTGAAAAAGCGTCATTTGAAAGCAATCCGTGACCGAGGTATTGAAATCGTGAAATTCGACCCGATTACCTTCCCGTGGATCAATCATGCCATGCACCGTGACCACCGGAAGATTGTAGTAATTGATGGAAAAATAGGATATACCGGTGGCATGAACATCGCCGACTATTACATCACCGGATTGCCTAAAATCGGGCAATGGCACGATATGCACATGCGCATAGAAGGAGATGCAGTGCGTTATCTGCAAGGCATTTTCCTCACTATGTGGAACCAGGAAACTAAACAGCATATCGGTGGACCGGTTTACTTTCCGGATATACCACAACTGCACGACAGTATAGCGGAAGAAATAGCAATAGTAGACCGTACACCACGGGAAACTCCCCGCTCTATCAGTCACGCTTATGCAGCATCCATCGGAGCAGCACAACATAGCATACAGATTGTAAACCCTTACTTTGTACCAACCAAATCCATCCGGAAAGCCATCAAGCACGCATTAAAGAAAGGTACTGAAGTGGAAATCATGATACCTGCTGTCTCTGATATT
The nucleotide sequence above comes from Bacteroides intestinalis DSM 17393. Encoded proteins:
- the cls gene encoding cardiolipin synthase is translated as MHAQVATSDSLVMHYLQQQGIPVTANNEVKLLMSGREKFLDLFEEIRHAKHHIHLEYFNFRNDSIANALFDLLAIKVQEGVEVRALFDAFGNWSNSKPLKKRHLKAIRDRGIEIVKFDPITFPWINHAMHRDHRKIVVIDGKIGYTGGMNIADYYITGLPKIGQWHDMHMRIEGDAVRYLQGIFLTMWNQETKQHIGGPVYFPDIPQLHDSIAEEIAIVDRTPRETPRSISHAYAASIGAAQHSIQIVNPYFVPTKSIRKAIKHALKKGTEVEIMIPAVSDIPFTPEASFYIVHKLMKKGAKVYLFNGGFHHSKIMMVDRNFCTVGTANLNSRSLRYDFETNAFIFDPTVTHQLNDMFERDKKNSTLLTPEVWKKRSGWKKFVGWVGNLMTPFL